In Bradyrhizobium manausense, the sequence ATCCAGGAGCCCGCGGTAGCCGTGAATGTAGCCCTCCTCCTCCAGCGCCCGGACCCGGCGCAGGCAGGGCGGAGGCGAGATACCGACGCGTTTGGCGAGTTCAACATTGGTGATTCGACCGTCGGCCTGGATCTCGGCGAGAATTTTGAGGTCGATCTCGTCTAGGTTCCGCGACACGTGATTGGAACTCCTGGCCTTCATGGCGGTATCGGGTGGATTCGTCGCAATCCTCATACCCAGTCTATGCCAAATGAGCAATTTTATTGCGCGTGCACCGCAATCGACTTTTGTTCCTTGTTGGAAAAATCCGCCGAGAGGGAATGCAATTCTTGCATAGCTCACCAGAAGGCTTAGATTAGCTCTGATATTTCAGCGCCTCCGCGAGGCCTCCCGGCACGTTCCGCGCCCGCGCTGCAAATCCCCCGTGAAAGGCGTCCGCAAATATGTCCGCTCCTGTTCATGCAAAGGTCGTCATTATTGGCTCCGGCCCGGCCGGCTACACCGCCGCGATCTATGCCGCGCGCGCGATGCTCGAGCCGATCCTGATCCAGGGCATGCAGGCCGGCGGTCAGCTCACCATCACCACCGACGTCGAGAACTATCCGGGCTTCGCCGACGTGATCCAGGGCCCCTGGCTGATGGAACAGATGGAGAAGCAGGCAGTCCATGTCGGGACCAAGATCGTCACCGACCTGGTGATCAAGCTCGACACCTCGCAGCGGCCGTTTCGCCTCACCTGCGACTCGGGTGACGTCTATCTCGCCGAAGCCGTGATCCTCGCCACCGGCGCGCAGGCGCGCTGGCTCGGCCTGCCCTCTGAGGCGAAATTTCAGGGCGGCGGTGTGTCGGCCTGCGCCACCTGCGACGGCTTCTTCTACCGCAACAAGGAAGTCGTGGTGGTCGGCGGCGGCAACACCGCGGTCGAGGAAGCCCTGTACCTGACCAATCATGCCTCGCAGGTCACCATCGTGCATCGGCGCGACCACTTCCGCGCCGAGCGCATCCTGCAAGAACGCCTGTTCAAGCACCCGAAGATCAAGGTGGTCTGGGACTCCGCGGTCGACGAGATCTGCGGCACCGAGAACCCGAACAAGGTCACGCATGTGCGGCTGAAGAACGTCAAGACCGGCGCGCTGACGGACGTGAAGACCGACGGCGTCTTCGTCGCCATCGGCCATGCGCCGGCGACTGAGCTCGTGAAAGACCAGATCAAGCTGAAACCGTCGGGCTATGTCGAGGTCGCAGCGAATTCGACCGCGACCTCCGTGCCCGGCCTGTTCGCCGCCGGCGACGTTGCTGACGAAACCTACCGCCAGGCCGTGACGGCCGCAGGCCTCGGCTGCATGGCAGCGCTCGAGGCCGAACGTTTCTTGGCCCTGCGCGCCAGCGAGCGCGCGGCAGCGGAATAACGATCATGCCTCGAACACGCGACGGATTTACGGATATGGATTGGGACAAGCTGAAGGTGTTTCACGCGGCGGCGGAAGCGGGAAGCTTCACGCATGCGGGAGAGCAGCTCGGCCTGTCGCAATCGGCGGTGTCACGCCAGGTCTCGGCGCTGGAGCAGGAGCTCTCGGTCTCACTGTTCCACCGCCATGCCCGCGGCCTGATCCTCACCGAGCAGGGCGACCTGTTGTTCCGCACCGCGCATGACGTGTTCATGCAGCTCCAGGCGGCGCGCGCGAAACTGACCGACAGTCGCGAGCGGCCGAGCGGCGATCTCAAGATCACCACCACGCCCGGCGTCGGCATCAACTGGCTGATCCCGCGGCTCGGCGAATTCACCGCGCTCTATCCGGAGATCCGGATCTCGCTGATCGTCACCGACGAGGAGCTGGATCTGTCGATGCGCGAGGCGGATGTTGCGATCCGGACCCGCAAGCCGACGCAGCCGGATCTCATCCAGCGCAAGCTTTTCGCGATGGGCTTCCACGCCTATTGCTCGCCTGACTACATCAAGCGCTTCGGCACGCCGCGGACGCTGGAAGAACTCGACTCCCATCGCATCATCACGCTGTCCGACGGCAACTTCGCGCCACACTTGCAGAACCGCAACTGGTTGATCGAAGCCGGCCGCAACGGCTCGGGTCCGCGCGAAGCCTATTTCAAGGTCAACAACATTCTCGGCCTGGTACGCGCCTGTCAGCAGGGCCTCGGCATCGCGGCATTGCCGGATTATCTGATCGAAGAACAGAGCCGCCTCGTACAACTGTTCGGCGAATCGGATTCGATCCAGCTCGATACGTATTTCGTCTATCCGGAAGAGCTGAAAACGGTCGCGCGCGTGCAGGTGTTCCGTGACTTCGTGGTGAGCAAGGCGCAGCGCTGGCCGTCCTGATTTCCGCATGTCTGACATGCGACCTCGGCTGTTGCTGCATGCCGCTCGCCAAGCCCATACTGCTTGCACGCTGAGCCTTCGCGTTGCGCATTTGTCCCCCTCCTCCAGTGGCGCGGGAGTTCAGTAATCCCTCTTGGAAGGTGATTGTGTCGGCCTCACGTGGCCAATACCTAAGCCGGGCCTTCGGGTCCGGCTTTTTTTCTGCCCAATCAGGCTTTCGCTTTCCGCGTGTATTGACAGTTTTGGGCATACCTCGCATCATTTGCCAATGATCACGAAGTCGTGCGCAATCGTCTCGAAAAAAGGCCCCCATCCGGGGACCTCGGATTTTTGCGCGCGCTAGGCTGACTTCGTCATCGCTGCCAAATCCCGAAAACCCCGCCACCTGGACGGGGTTTTTTCATGTGCCCTCCGTCTCAGGTTTCATCTTGAAAAGGAGACAGGACATGACTGATTTGCGAACTCAAATGCACGGACTGTGGTTGCCGCTGGTGACGCCGTTTCGCGACGGCCGCCTCGACGAGATCTCGCTGCGGCGGCTGACGCGGCACTACTGCACGCAAGCCATCGACGGCTTCATCCTGGGGGCGACCTCGGGTGAAGGCATGACGCTGCGCGATGCCGAGCTCGAACGTCTCGTCGCCATCGTCCGCGACGAGATGGCGGCGGGTCGCCGCAACGTTCCGATCGGGCTCGGACTGTCAGGCGCGGATACGTCGCGGATGAAGGAGCGACTGGACGAGACCGCGGACTGGCCGATCGACTTCTATCTGATCGCGAGCCCCTATTACGTGCGGCCGTCGCAGCGCGGGATCCTTGCGCATTTCGAGGCGCTGGCCGATCACGCCGCCTGGCCGCTCGCGCTCTACAACATTCCCTATCGCTGCGCCGTCGGCATCACCAACCAGACCATGCTGCGGCTCGCCGAGCACCCCGACATCATCGGCCTGAAGGATTGCGGCGCAAGCCGCGAGCAGTCGATCGCTTTGCTGCGCGACCGGCCGAAGGATTTTGCCGTGCTGACCGGCGAGGACGCGAACTATTTCGAGGCGCTCAGCGACGGCGCCGACGGTGGCATCTTGCTGTCCGCCCATCTCGAAACCGCGACCTTCGCCACCGTCTATAGCGAGCTGAGGCGCGGCAACCACGATGCGGCCAAGGCGCGCTGGCAGGAGGTCGCGGAGCTGACGCGGCTGTTGTTCACCGAGCCGAGCCCGGCGCCGGCGAAGTACTGGCTGTGGCGAACAGGGCTGATCGACAGCCCCGAAGTGCGCCTGCCGATGGTGGAGGTCAGTAGCGAGCTCGCCGCCACGCTCGATCGCGAGATCGAGCGGCGGGTCATGGTCGCGGCGTAATACTTCCCCTTGCCTCTCTCCCCGTGACAACGGGGAGAGAGGCAAGAGAGAGCGCCTTTGGTTAACCGGGCGCGAACGCTGTTCGCTATCGCCGCATGACGCATCCACGTCTCGTTTACGCAATGGGGCCTATCGTTCCCTCGCAAAGTTTTCAAAGAGGGGGAATGACAATGGGGCAACGCGTTCGCCCGACCGCGGCGGAAATGTTCGCGCCTGCCGATCTTTTGCAGGGGATTCTGATGGTGTCGTCGTTCGGCTTCTGGGCGGTGATGCTCGGCCTGATGCCGGTGCTACTGTTTCGGGTCTGGCTCGCCTGACCACGAAGCCTGCTTGCATGGTTAACCCGTGGATCGCGATTGCGCTTAAATGCTGTTGTCGCCGCAAGCCGGAATCTTAAAACATCCCGCGTATCGTTCGTCCCCATAAGCGAAGAAATCGCGGGGGCGATCTTGAACAATCAGAACGATTTGGCGCCGTATTACGGCGCCGCGCAGGGCTTTGACGACACCGAGCAGCAGGGCTTTTCCACGGCGGACATCATCTGGGCCGTCGGCATCTGGTCGGTGATCCTGACGCTGTCGCCGGTCATCGTGTTCTACATGCTGATGGTGGCCTGACGCATTTCCACCGGATCCCGGAAACGCAAAACGCGCGGGACACCGCGCGTTTGTCGTCCGGGGAAATGATTGATGAAAATTATGCCGCCTGCTTGTGCATTGCGCCGGATGCCGACGCCGTGCCGCGAATAGCCTTCACTGAACGCTCGATCGCCGCCCACAGCCTTGCAATTTCCTGAGCAGCACGGCTCTCGGCCTGATACTCACGCGCGCCTTCGCCGTGGCTGAGTGCCATCAACAAATCGGAACGATTGGTAATCTGACCGCCCCACACCGGAGCGCGGAACTTGGCCAGCGCCTCGCGGGCGATGGTGACGATCGGGCTTTCGGCTTCGTCGCGCTTGGCCGGTGCACCGTTGAGCACGACCGCGTAGGGCTTGCGCGCCGCGCGGCACATCTGAATGGTTTCCTGCACGGCGTTGACGTCGAACACGCCGGGACGTGCGGGAATGACCACCATGGTGGCATTCTTGATGGCGTCGTCGACGACGGCCGACAGGTTCGGCGGCGTGTCGATCAGCACCCACTCGTAACCGTCGCGCCTGGCAGCGGAGACGATGCCGCTGACCGAGTTCACCGCCGCCTTGATCGGCGGCTCGTTGGTGCCACGCAGCTTGTGCCACAGCGTGAGCGAGCCTTGCGGATCCGCATCCACAAGCATCACTTGCTTGCTCGCCTTGATCTGCGCAGCAAGATGTGCGGCCAGGGTACTCTTGCCCGAGCCGCCTTTACGCGATGCAAAAACAATAACGTTCATACCTCTGGCCTCCAGATTGACCCCAGGCCGCGAAAATGAATCACCACGCTGATTCGTGAAAGAAAAATTTATCAACGGTTGCGCCGTCGCCACGAAATAACAGGGCGGACTGGCTTTTGAGTCACACTGCCTTGCGCAATGACAGACATGAACCGTCATGAACGGCTGTCTACGCGGGCTTTTTCAATCAATCCTTCGGAAAAAGCGGGAGGACAACCTCGCCGCGCAAATCCTCGCGGCGGCCCGGTCACCAGGCACGAGCGCAATTGCTGCAAGCCGGCGCCAGGGTGGCGCGAACAAAACGAGTCCGGCGGCTGTCGCGAGGCTGGTGCCCCCTGAGTCATTTTGACGCGAGGGCTCGACAAGGTTTCAAGACGGGAACGTGGGATGCGGGCAGCCTAGCCGTCCTCGGCCTTTTTCTTCTTGGTCGCCTTCGCCTTGCTGGTCTTCTTCGTCGCCTTCGGCGCGATGTTGGTCGGCTTGCCGGCGCGCCGCGCGGCCGCCTCGCCGGGCTCCGGCCCGCGGCGGAAGAACGCGGCGCATTGCGGCGACAGCTGCGACTTCTTCTGGATCATGCAGGCGGTGATGGCATCGACATTCGGGACGAAGTCGCCGCACAGCCGCATCGCATCCGGCGTGCAGGCCTGCTGCTGCTCGGGCGTGTAGGCAAGGCCGGTGCCGGGCTGGACCAGAACGGCGAGCGCGAGCGAAAGGCCTGCAGCAGCCAAGGATGTGGTGACGCGAGATACCGGCATCGATCCCCCCAAGTGTCTATTCGGGCGAGAGTGTGGGTGAACCGGCGTTCGTTGGCAACGAGGGCCAAGGCGAAACCCGACGGCTGTGCGGTCTCGGCAACAGGGAGGGCGGCCGCCATGACGGCGGGGCGGGACGGCATCCCCGACCCAAAAACACGAAAACAACCCCATGCACAGTAGCGAACTCATGGCCAGGCCGCAGCCAGGTCGCGGCAGTCGCCCGCGCGATCCGAATATTAGGATTTAGCGAAATCAGATTTGACTCGTCGGGCAAAACAGGGGCATCATGTCAGCATCAAGGACGCGTGGGGTGGTCGGCTGGTCTGCTGCGCCGGGTCGGGAAGCGTCGGCGCAAGTGGAGGCGATCGCATGGAGGAGAACGGAGCGGAGCTGCCGCTGTCGGGAGTGACGGTGGTCTCGCTCGAGCAGGCGATCGCGGCGCCTCTCGCCAGCCGGCATCTTGCCGACTGGGGCGCCCGGGTCATCAAGATCGAGCGGCCGGGCCCCGGCGATTTCTGCCGGGACTACGACCACGTGATGAACGGCATGTCGAGCCAGTTCGTCTGGACCAACCGGTCGAAGGAGAGCCTCGCCATCGACATCAAGAGCGAGGCGGGCCGCAAGGCGCTCGACGCACTGCTGCCGCGGGCCGACGTGTTCATCCAGAACCTGGCGCCCGGCGCGGCGGAGCGGCTCGGTCTCGATGCCGCCGCCCTGCTGCGCAAATACCCCAAAATCATCGCCTGCGACGTCTCGGGCTATGGCAGCGGCGGCCCCTACAGCGACAAGAAGGCCTACGATCTGCTGGTGCAATGCGAGGCCGGCGTCCTCGCCGTGAACGGCACCGAGGCGGAGCCCGCCAAGGTCGGGCTGTCCGTGGTCGACATCGCCACCGGCATGTACATTCTCAATGGCGTGCTGATGGCGCTCTATCGCCGCGAGCGCACCGGCAAGGGTACCGCATTCCAGGCATCGCTGTTCGATTCCATCACCGACTGGATGAGCTATCCCGCCTTCTACACGCGCAGCACCGGACGGCTGCTGCCGCGAACCGGCGCAAGGCACGCCACGATTGCGCCTTATGGTCCGTTCCGCGTCGGTGACGGCAGCACGATCTTCTTCGGCATCCAGAACGACCGGGAATGGCGCGCGCTGTGCGGGACCGTGCTCGGCGATGACGCCCTCGCCGACCATCCGAGCTTCCGCACCAACCCGCTGCGCATGCAGAACCGCGACGAACTCCAGATCCTCATCGAGCAGCGCTTTGCCGCCCTGACCGGCGACGAGGTGCTGCGGCTGCTCGATACGGCGTCGATCGCCAACGCGCATCTGAATTCGGTCGAGGCGTTCCTCGCGCACGAACAGCTCCACGCGCGTTCCCGCGTGCAGACCGTCGGCTCGCCCAGCGGGCCGCTGATGAGCTTCCTGCCCGCCCTCACCATTCCCGGCCTCACCCCGAGGATGGATCCCGTTCCCGATGTCGGGCAGCACAACGACGCCATCCTCGCCGAACTCGGCCTGACGAAGGAGAGCTAGCCATGGTCCGTGGCCGACCGACGCGGGCTTATCTGGCCGTTCCCGCGCATCGCTCCCGGCTGGTCGAGAAGGCGGCCGTCTCGATGGCGGACGCGGTGTTCATGGATCTCGAGGACGCCGTGCCGCCCTCCGAGAAGCTTGCCGCGCTGGAAGAAGCGGTGCGATCGCTGTCCACGCTCGATTGGGGCACGAAGATCGTTGCCGTCAGGCTCAATGCCATCGACAGCCCCTTCATCGATCGGGAAATCCGTGCGCTCGCGCCGCTTGCGAGACTCGATGCGGTGATCGTGCCGAAGGCGGAGCGCGCGAGCGATATCGCAGCGATTGCCGATCGGCTGCTTGCCGCCGGCCCCGATCGCCCGGCGCCGGTCGCGCTGGAATTGCTGATCGAGACGGCGCTGGGGCTCGTCAATGTCGACGCGCTGGCCGCATCGCATGACAGCGTCAGCGCGCTTCATCTCGGTGTCGGCGATTTCGCGGCCTCGATCGGGGCGCGCTGCTCCGATATCGGCATCTCGCCGGAGGGCTACCGTCAGACGGAAACGGCGCAGAGCGGCTACGCCTCCGCGCCGCTCGACCTGTTCGCCTATCCGATGATGCGCGTGCTGGTGGCGGCGCGCGCTTTCGGCCTGCGCGCCGTCGATGGTCCCTGCGGCGCGTTCCGCGATGCCAGATTGACCGAAAGCACCGCGCAGAAGGCCGCCGCGATGGGCTTCGACGGCAAGCAGGTCATTCATCCCGACCAGATCGAACCGACGCTGCGTGCGTTCATTCCATCCGGCGACGAGCTGGCCCAGGCGCGGCGCATCCTGGAGGCGATGGAGCAGGCCGAAGCGCAGGGACAGGGGGCGGTGACGCTGGACGGCAAGATGATCGATTATGCCAATGTGCGCATGGCGCGCCGGATCATCGAGCTGGGGTCTTAGCGCGCATGACGACCATCCTGATCGTCGCGCCGGTGTTTGCGTTGATCGCGGCCGGCTATGCCTCGGTGCTGTTTCGCTTCGTCTCCGAGGCCGCGCACAAGGGCATCTCCGAATTCGCCTTCAGCATCGCGATCCCCGCACTGCTGTTTCGCACCATCGTCGTGTCGGAATTCCCCGACGTCAGCCCCTACCGGATGTGGGGCGCCTATTACGGCGCGCTGGCGCTGACCTGGATCGCGGCGCTGGCGATCTCGAAATTGCTGCGCGAACGGCGCGAGGACCGCGAGGACGGAGTCGTGTTCGCGATCGGCTCAGTCTACGGCAACATCGTGATGCTCGGCATTCCCCTGGTGCTCTCGGCGCTGGGCAACGAGGCCGCGGGACCGATGTCGCTGATCCTGTCGGTGAACACGCCGCTGCTGTGGCTCTGCGGCATCCTGCAGATGGAGCTCGTCAGCCGCAAGCGAACGGGCTCGGTGCTGTCGGTCATCCGCCCGGTGCTCGCGGATCTCGTGCGCAATCCGCTGATGCTGGGAATCGGCTTCGGCGTCATCTGGCGCTTCACCGGTCTCGGCCTCAACCCCGTCGTCGACAAGACCGTCGAGCTGCTCGCGCAGGCGGGATCACCGGCCGCGCTGATCGCGCTCGGCATCAATTTGTTTCGTTTCGAGGTGAAGGGCGAGATGCCGAGCGTCGTCGTGATGAGCGCGCTCAAGCTGCTGGCCATGCCGGCCATCGCGTATCTGCTCGCAAGACTGCTGGGCCTGCCGCCGGTCGCCGCCGGCGTCATCGTGCTCTTCGCGGCGATGCCGACCGGCGCCAATGCCTACATCTTCGCTGCGCAGTATCAGCGGCTGGTGAACCCGGTGTCGGGCGCAGTGGCGCTGGGGACGCTGCTCGCAGCGGTGACGTTGCCGGTGGTGGTGATGGTGGTGGCGGGGGCGAGGTAGGGCGGCTGACGATTGCCGAAGCCGCTATTCGACACGCCGGCCGACGCGCCAGCCCATCTCCCAGAAATCTGCCTCGAGCCGGGTGGCTTCCCTGAAGATCGCAATCAGCTCGGCCTCGCGAGCCGGCGTGGCGTAGAGATCGGCGAGATGGTCCAGGTGCGCCTGCGCTTTGGCAGCGACCTCCTGATACGGCGCGCCGGCGTACTCGGCGATCCAGACGCGATAGGCATTCGTCGCAGCGTCGGCACCGGGCCGCGAGGCAAGCCGCGTTGCGATCTCCGCGTAGCCGATCACGCAAGGCGCAAGCGCCACCTTGAGCGCCAGCAGATCGCCGCGCATCCCTGTGTCGAGCACGTAGCGTGTATAGGCCAGCATCTCGGCCGCCGGAGGGGCTTGCTCAAGATCGGCCGGGGATAGACCCCAACCGGCGCAGAGTTTTACATGCAGGTCCATCTCGACATAGAGGATGGCCGACAGGCCGGCCGCCGCCTCACGCATGTCGGCAAGCCTGGGCGACTTGTAGACCGCGAGCGCGTAGGCGCGCGCAAACTCGATGAGGAACAGGTAATCCTGAACCAGGTAGTGACGAAACGCCGCTTCGGGGAGCGAGCCGTCTGCCAATCCGTTCGTGAAGGGATGTTCGGTGTAGGCCCGCCACTCAGCGGATGCTGCTGTCTTGAGACGCGCGAAGAAACTCACGATCTGTTCCGCCTGGCTTGCTGGTCCATGAACGCCTTTGGTTCGGTACCGATAGCGTATTGCGAACCGGGGAGCTACGGTGACGGGGCATAAATTGCGGACAGAGTCCTCACCGTGTCGAGAGTCTGGTGCACTGCGACCGCAATTCGCTTCATCGAACTGGAGGCACAGGCGGGATCGCCGGCTTCCGACCGGCAGCGTGCATCGGCTCATTCAATCACTTCGTTCGCGCGAACCATGATGGATTGAGGAACGTTGATGCCGAGCACCTTCGCCGTCTTCAGGTTGATCGCCAGCTCGAACTTGGTCGGCTCCCTCAAAGGCAAATCTGCAGGCTTAGCACCGCGCAATAGCTTGTCGATATACTCCGCTGTATCTCCGACGATACTACCTACATCCAGGCCGTAAGTAAGAAGAACACCTGCTCTCGCAAAGTCCGTATTGTCTGAAATTGTCGGTACGCGGTATTGCCTCGCGACGTCCGCAATCCGCTCCCGGTTCTTGAAGGTATAAGGCGTTGAAAAGATATAGGCCGCATCGAAGCCATCAGTGGCAAGCCGCGCAAATATCCTGTCAAGGTCCTGCACATCCGCAGGATCGGGATAAAATACTTGCGACGCAAAGCCGATCTTTTGTCCGGCGGTGGCTATGTCGCTTTCGATCAGCACCGGGTCATTCGAGCCGATCCCTTTGTACAAGATGATTGCCACGCGCGAAAACCGGGGCAGAATATCCTTCAAAAGCTCCATGCGCTTGGCCGTGAGATCAAAGATCATCGGCTCCACGCCCGTGATGTTGGCATTAGGGTGCGCAAGATCATTGACGATATGGTTGCGCAACGCATTTGCACCAGCGGTGACGATGGGGATCGTCGCTGTCGCTTCCTTGAGTGCGCGGACAGTCGGGGTACTTGCTCCTAACAGCACATCGGGCCGTCGCGCGACGAGCTCACCTGCCAGCGCGGACGCCCGTTCAAGGTGCCCTCCAGCGCTGACGCAATCCACCACGAGATTTTGCCCCTCCACCCAGCCGCGATCAGCCAGTCCATGAAGCATCGCTCCCCAGTAAGCTGGTGCATCCTTGGTAGGGCAGATCACTCCCGCCAAAATACCGAGGCGTTTGGGGAGCGCGGAATTTTCCCCTGATGCGGCGCCCGCGAATAGAGCCAGAACGAGGGCAGCGAACGACACCACCCGTCTCACGGCGGTGAAGACATCGTTCTTCGATTTTGGAATGTTCATGCCCCATCCCTCTCGGCTGAGACAGTATCTCTTTTCGATGCTGTATTCGACTTGGCCTTTGGTCTTCTCGCAGTTGCGTTGACAGCCGCTCAGACGCTCTTTTCAGAGTCGTTGCTTTGTGGTTTAACGCTGGCGCTATTACAACCATGTCAAAAGAATGCATTTCAAGGGACACCGATGAGAACTTTCCTTTCGGCCGCCACTCTTGCTGTTACAGTTGTTCTTGCTACTCCGATTTATGCCCAAAACTGTCACCACGATCCGGTCTGCCAAGCCAAGCGCGACGGCGTGAGCGTCGCTGAATCCAAGCGGCGCGATCGTTGTATGGGAGGCCTGCCCGCGGACCAGCATCCCGACAGAGCAGCAAAGTGCGGTATCCAGATTCGAAGGTAGGCAGATCAGTGGAACGTCTCGTGAAGATCAACCTAGCCGGAGCATGGGTTCTGTTACTTTTCGTGACATTCAACTCTGCATTCGCCGCGCAACGTAGCTCGGGCAAACCGAGCGCCTGCACGCTTTCGCAGTGCCTCCTGGTACAGACCAAGTATCGCGGCTACTCGATCGAACAGGCGCGCAAATGGTGTCCCGCCAATCTGAATACGAATGGTTGCGTCAAATAGAAAACGCCCCCCTGCACAATCAGTGGCTCGTGCTATTAGTGCGAGCTGCTCGCGCCAGCGACGGCCAACAGCCAATTGGAGTTACAGGGACAGCGCACTAGATTAGCCTTAACCAGCGTTGGCGCGCGCCCCAGCAAAATCGGAAGCTTCGTACACCTTGGCCGCAATCCTCACAGATCACTTCGGCCGCTCCACACGAGAGCCGACGAATTGCATGATCTCTGCTGCTGAATAGACGCCCTGGGGCGCGGGGCCGGGCGGCAATTTCAGGACCTTTATGTAGACATCCTGGCCCGGCTTGATCACGGTATCGACGCTGCCCGGTGTGGTGGTCGTGAGAGCTTGATTGCCGACGAACGTCGTCGAGCTCGTGCCGGGCGTCACAATGGTGGACGACCGGCTCGCATCGGCTGCGCTGATGATCTGAAAGTGCGACCCGCCTGCGGCCTGCGTCGTTTCCGCGGCCTTGAGCAGCACATAGTCCTGCACCGTGGAAGAATTTGTATAGGAATTGCCCCGCGCTTGAATGCGCCAGGTGTCGGCCGTCACCTGTTGCGCAGCAACTCCCCCAGTAAATCCCATCTCCTGATATTTTGTGCCACAGCCCACTACTGCGAGGCACACCCCGACGATCGCAATCCAACGCATCCGAATCTTCCCCCAATCAAATGACCCAAGCGCAACCAGGGGAAGGGATCAATCCGACGTTCGCCGAATTCGGCGGGACAATACGATCACGCGCCCGATGTCGCACGCATGGCGCGCTGCGCGAAGCGCGGATCAACACGCGGCGTCAAGCTCGACGAATATGTCGATAGCCAAGCAACCTAGCCGTTGCATTCGAGCACCATCTGGAGATCGGGAGCGCGCTGCTCATCGTCAAGCCAACATGAGCAGCGATGCCCAGATGCAGAGAATCACGCTCATTGCGATATCGTTCGGACTATCGGAAGCGCTGGTACAGTTGGGTGGGCTCGAACCACCGACCTCCTGTTCCACAGACAGGCGCTCTAACCAACTGAGCTACAACTGCATCCTTGCGAGCCGCCTTGGGGGCGCCTTGAGAGGGCCTGATACCGAGGGGGCTGGACGGGGCGGAAACTAGGTGCAACGGGCGTTTTTGGCAAGGCCGCAAAACCCGTTATTTGCCTCTCTTCAGCGCGATAAATCTGCGGATTTGGTTGGGGTGTTCGGGATTTACCTTGTGGACCTGATCCCCTCACCCGGATCGGTCCGACGATGCTTCGCATCGCCGGGGCGATCCGGACCTCTCCCTGTGGGAGAGGTGAAAAAAACCCGGGCCGCGAGGGCCCGGGTTTCCTGATTTCGTCGATCCGCCGTTTTGAATCAGGCCGCGGGCTTGGCGAACTTGGCGGCGGAGGCCTTGATCGGCTCGGCGGTCTCGGCGGCGACGCGCTGCGTCAGCTCGACGAGCTCCTTGGCCTGGGCCTGGAAGGTCTCGAGCTGGGTGCGGGCGTGGCCGGTCCAGAGCTGGAAGGCGTCGGTCGGCGACTTGGTGCCGAGCAGCTCCTGGGCGAAGTCCAGGTGAGCCGTGGTGTTGGCCTTGGCGAATTCCATCAGCTTGGCGGTGTACTCGCTCGCGCCCTTGGAGGCGGAGGCGAACACGGCCTCGACGGTGCCGTTGTGGCTTTCGG encodes:
- the tenA gene encoding thiaminase II, which encodes MSFFARLKTAASAEWRAYTEHPFTNGLADGSLPEAAFRHYLVQDYLFLIEFARAYALAVYKSPRLADMREAAAGLSAILYVEMDLHVKLCAGWGLSPADLEQAPPAAEMLAYTRYVLDTGMRGDLLALKVALAPCVIGYAEIATRLASRPGADAATNAYRVWIAEYAGAPYQEVAAKAQAHLDHLADLYATPAREAELIAIFREATRLEADFWEMGWRVGRRVE
- a CDS encoding ABC transporter substrate-binding protein; amino-acid sequence: MNIPKSKNDVFTAVRRVVSFAALVLALFAGAASGENSALPKRLGILAGVICPTKDAPAYWGAMLHGLADRGWVEGQNLVVDCVSAGGHLERASALAGELVARRPDVLLGASTPTVRALKEATATIPIVTAGANALRNHIVNDLAHPNANITGVEPMIFDLTAKRMELLKDILPRFSRVAIILYKGIGSNDPVLIESDIATAGQKIGFASQVFYPDPADVQDLDRIFARLATDGFDAAYIFSTPYTFKNRERIADVARQYRVPTISDNTDFARAGVLLTYGLDVGSIVGDTAEYIDKLLRGAKPADLPLREPTKFELAINLKTAKVLGINVPQSIMVRANEVIE
- a CDS encoding CC0125/CC1285 family lipoprotein → MRWIAIVGVCLAVVGCGTKYQEMGFTGGVAAQQVTADTWRIQARGNSYTNSSTVQDYVLLKAAETTQAAGGSHFQIISAADASRSSTIVTPGTSSTTFVGNQALTTTTPGSVDTVIKPGQDVYIKVLKLPPGPAPQGVYSAAEIMQFVGSRVERPK
- a CDS encoding phasin, which gives rise to MTGATDPFSASIIPFEVPEQMRAFAEKGVSQARENYAKFKDAAESHNGTVEAVFASASKGASEYTAKLMEFAKANTTAHLDFAQELLGTKSPTDAFQLWTGHARTQLETFQAQAKELVELTQRVAAETAEPIKASAAKFAKPAA